The following nucleotide sequence is from Cicer arietinum cultivar CDC Frontier isolate Library 1 chromosome 2, Cicar.CDCFrontier_v2.0, whole genome shotgun sequence.
GAGCGGGAAGTGTTAGAAATGCTGAGGGAACGGCGAGCAAAGAAAAAGGCAAAGGAATCAAGCAAAAGGGCAAGAGATTATGTAAAGTATCTAGAAAGGGAAGCAAAGCAGAAGGAAAGGGAAGCAAAGCAGAAGGAAAAGGAAGCAAAGTAGAAGGAAAAGGAAGCAAAGCAGAAGGAAAAGGAAGCAAAGCACAAGGAAATAGCTTCGGCAAAGGAAGCAAAacagaaggaaaaggaaagggAAATGGAAAGGGTCAGAGAAAAGCCCAACGAGGAGAAATAAAACAAGGGAAGAAAGCGAAAAGGAAAGGGAATGGGTCAGAGAGAAGGCCAAAGCATTATtagttgtaaaaataaaatataaaataaacatacaCTATAAATATGCAacatagtaataataataagattgaCGTTGTATaccttccaaaaaaaaaattgatggtaTATGTTTTACATACcatgtataattatttatgtaaacTTATGTATGtgatcattattatttttatttttataccaGATTTACTTCTTTAATGTCCTTTAGTtcctttatttataatttatggacaattaattaattattttttatcaacaaatgtCAAGATAAAAATccattttgaattattattaataattttaattttttacaatagtttttattaaaaataatgaattcatGATCCTcttctttcaataaatattagatttactATACCTATTAGAGAACCAACTTTTTAAAACTGAATCTAAGAAATgagaattcaaatttataatcataaataaacaaataaatgatTCTTATATTAATCTTTTAAGTTTTGGATAGAAAAATTCCAGAAACCACATTGAGTTTCATTTTTTAGGTTTGAAGAATTCTaagaattttttcaaatttttattcttaataaaaattaatttaaaaaatatagttattttttattttactacgTCAACACTGTTATGCACACATTAACATCTTAAGGGCTacattatactttttttaaccgaacttataaaaaataacatttacgTAAGTAGATTATAACTTAAAAGTTAATGTGGCTTACGagataaattaaatgattaaataataaataaataaataaataaataaataaataaaacttatagAGACATAAaaggaaattgaaaaaaatttaaaagagtaaatttattttatggtgtcaataactattttttaataattatgttttCCAAAAGTCtagaattatgtttattattaaagaaattatCATGCAACCTCGTAGTTGTCAAAGTTTAAACACTTTACCTACCTCAATAACCCTTCAATGGCTCAATATTCTCAAAagccaattaaataatatattatttaattaatctacTTTTGATTTTTCATACCTATTTACCTTGCCGAATATATTCATATGTTTCACAACAATTAAATTCTTAGAAATTGTAACAATGATGAAAATCAAAgcttttaatttgtgtttcCTTTGTGCATTGTTTCTTTTATCTGTTGTGGCAACAGAGACATCCAAAGATGGTAAACAATATACTTTCTTACAGACAATTACTTTCTTACTATataactaatttaataaaaattataatttaatttatttgcagGTTATGCAAAAGAgtcaaagaaaaatgttttggTAGATAAGCTTGATGGTGGGCGAAAACCCATAGATATAGAatctttttatcaaaataagCCCGTTGGTGCGGGAAATAAAACAAGGGAAGAAAGGATGATGGAAAAGGAAGCAAAGcagaaagaaaaagaagcaaagcagaaggaaaatgaagaaaagcaaaaggaaaaggaagcaAAGATAAGGGCAGGTGCAAGGGCAAGGGCAAAAGCTTATGCAAAGGCAAAGGCAAAGGGAAAGGCCAAGGTAAAGGGAATGTTCAGAAAAAATCCAACGAAGAAAGGACGAAGAATCAGAGAAAAGCCCAACGAGGAGAAataaaacaaaggaaaaaaggGAAAGGGAGAAGGCCAAGGCATTATtagttgtaaaaataaaatataaaataaagcatACACTATAAATatgcaaaataataataataagattgaCGTTGTAtacctttcaaaaaaaatagTGATGTTTTACATACCATGTATAATTGTTTAGGTAAATTTATGTacgtgatattttttttataacagatTCGCCTCTTTAATCTTATTTAGTtccttaatttataattcatgtacaactaattaattattttttatcaacaaatgtTTAGGTGAAAATCTTTcttgaattattattaataattttaatttttttacaatatttttttaaaactaatgcAATTCATGATCAtcttcttttaatatatattagatttatcataccCATTAGACAAacaactttttaaaactaaatctAAGAAATAAGAATTCAAAGTTATGATTAGAAATGAACAAAGAGTAGAAACACACCGGAAAAAAATATTCCATCGcacgaaataaaattattcaccCAAGAACTAAACCATTTGAATTTATAAAGGTCAAAGATTAAACCATTTGAATTTGTCTGAAAGAAACATTTGAATTCTTATTTCTTAGAAATTCTCAATGTTGTCCGAAAGAAACATTTGAATTCTTATTTCTTAGAAATTATCAATGTTagtatgttattataatttttttatttctatactaattattatttcttaGTATGTCTGGTCTTCTATAGTTTGACTTGCTTATGGTTTAAAGGTTAATTTTCAAAAGAGTCTTCTTTTGGGGATCAATGTGAACGATTCTTTGTTGAAGAGGAGATAGAGGTATTGTAAAAACccaaataaactattttattaatgaaatataattttaaataattaagttgatgttaaaattattttaaaatatatattaattaaatttatgattaattttctttatatgatgttttaatcTTGTACATGTTAGACTAAATGAGTGATAtgaatatcaaatattatatttttatattttatgtatttttctaAAGATAGTagtatttttatatgttattagatTTAAGGCAATTCTACGTGCATATGTGCATTTTTAGTTAATTTGATATTTCCTTGTATGCTGGctaatgttaagtgtgcacacattatatttaattatttttaaatatatattattttaactacttattttaattacttattttacaaataattgtcttgagatattagtaatattgatattgattttctttatttctatataGTTATTACGGTACgatgattttatacatattcctttagatttagtaattaatataaattgttaatgttatatttatttattttatcatttcgactattctataaagatgatgcatttttatgtgattattttgaaaaatattatagtaataattatagttactattttgagtatgagaatttttattaaaattagatttatatATGTTaagcaaaaataataatatgttaaaataaGTGTTTTGGAGAAAACGTTTCTAGCGTggataagtaaaataaattatttatcaaggacttttagaaatactagaaaatgaattttggaccagatgactatttacacccctatttttttacttctgcatattaatttgggTTATTActggttaaacttttatttcCTAGCTGCCTTAGATTTGTACATCTGCTATCTACACCCTTTCTTCtgcaactaaaaataaataaaaaataaaaaataaacgaaaatCAGATTAATAGcaaccaaataatttttttctctaattcacTCCCACTAATTCTTTTTCATTTGAATCTATCTCAACCTCTATTCCACATAAAATTGGCCACATAATTCATTTTTTGCGTCAGTTTTATCGATTGTGGCTCCGTTTCATCATAAACAAATGTGTTTCTTTCGTTCGACAAGCTGTTTTTGGCCAATTTTGATGACCACGTTTGTCGTCTCAAAAAATGGTatcgtttttggattcctctcgtcgaaaccttcaagaatcactattcatttgtatttttcggTAAAGTTGGCGTTGGAATCTTCTGGAGCTCCGATGAGTTAGTGAGACATTTTTTTGcagatttttttgttgttttgactTCATTTTGACTCCctaaaactattattaattatttaacaactaTTGTTATGTTCCGCATAATTTATCAGTTGCATCTCAATGATTTGGTTAACTCACCCATTTATTCAGATTCGCTCGTTGTACCTTGTCGGTCTATAGTTGCGgttgaaaatttgatttcagtgtttgagaaaacattgaaacaatgtttgaattcatgagtataatatattttgagatgaatgggaaaactgtatttgtgacaccctaaaccccaaataaatttttaattttttttattatgataaagagtatcacataatcataagcatgtcacataaatccaaaatttccgTCAAACATAATGAATTCGAAATCATAATATATCaaacaacaaaattctttttgaagtacacGTACCCGTGTTTTAAAttcagtgcaaatatagtcccaacccgatgtcactatcagagcgggaattcccaaaataaaatactcaaaataacatcaacataATGCATAATAATGAAGGTCTCCAAGGCATGGTGGCTCCCGCCTCTCCTGATGGtattagtcatcacctgcaacttacaactcgtctgcgtccatcgcaaacgccaaacacaaacaacgaggggtgagtatcgaaattatgtaacagcaTAAAATACACGACGgtaacacacaaacaatcaaattatcacaatctcaaaaatagtcaagtgtataatatcaacgatttattaaattcattcacaataagataATCACCATGATGgaatgctatgcatgtcctatactctacttcatcatttggtaccattctactctgaagtacttggttaggaggcctgatactatgccactacaagagtggacggacaattcatgaatggccaagtcctcatagatcccctcaactcaacccaagacacatatacgcgacggtcggggcactcttgtgttgcacggtagttcccggccttagggaataccactaatccacttaggaattccccactaggtgtacccccaaggtctatcagtcttaccttacagttcgactgtagccctccacgatcaggctcattcagttgtacttccccgaatcactaggtttgtcagaccctccctatatgatgacaaaataattctaactccaaaatctacaacacatatctcagacttacttGATCATCATAACTCAATAAGTTTTAATTTGACTTCACAATGTTCATCATTATATATCCTTATCCGTCAATCACAgtatttggtttacactactcacaatgcatCATTCAATCTTATCAATCACAAATAACAAATCAAACAGGTGGCATATTCAAGTGATATCACAGTTTCATTCAAGTAGCAAGAACACTCCAGGAGATATCATTCACAcagtaacaatcaacataatattcataaaatcagacggcatacaatcttgatataaataaattcacggcaattctataggttactaaattatattttaatcctcactattaccattcacattttattaattaattattattactcaatagggctctactgtacgtagtaagccccgaatgaacatctgggaatttaggcattcccgttcatctcacgttattttatgcTCATAATatcgaacctcatctcaccccttacctcgactGAAGATTTCGTCCAACGAATCTGGTCTGCTAACGGGTCGTCTCTTTGTTGAtcgtcgtctctaatagtccgcgagagaattatagccacacaaccaccaaatacaaataaattacttactataaataaatgaataaataaataaataacaaagtaaataataaataaataactaaatgaataaataataaaataaataactaaataagtaatgaataaataaataaataagtaaatgaataaataaataataaaataaataagtaaataagtaAATNNNNNNNNNNNNNNNNNNNNNNNNNNNNNNNNNNNNNNNNNNNNNNNNNNNNNNNNNNNNNNNNNNNNNNNNNNNNNNNNNNNNNNNNNNNNNNNNNNNNNNNNNNNNNNNNNNNNNNNNNNNNNNNNNNNNNNNNNNNNNNNNNNNNNNNNNNNNNNNNNNNNNNNNNNNNNNNNNNNNNNNNNNNNNNNNNNNNNNNNNNNNNNNNNNNNNNNNNNNNNNNNNNNNNNNNNNNNNNNNNNNNNNNNNNNNNNNNNNNNNNNNNNNNNNNNNNNNNNNNNNNNNNNNNNNNNNNNNNNNNNNNNNNNNNNNNNNNNNNNNNNNNNNNNNNNNNNNNNNNNNNNNNNNNNNNNNNNNNNNNNNNNNNNNNNNNNNNNNNNNNNNNNNNNNNNNNNNNNNNNNNNNNNNNNNNNNNNNNNNNNNNNNNNNNNNNNNNNNNNNNNNNNNNNNNNNNNNNNNNNNNNNNNNNNNNNNNNNNNNNNNNNNNNNNNNNNNNNNNNATTCCTACGCGACTAGGAGGTATCACTCCAAATATCGACAACTAGcatgcaacacacatttacctcaATTGccgcatatatgtgtctcgggttgagttgaggggatctataagGATACGACCAATTTGAAATGtacgtccaccgggatggtgtcatagtatcaagcctcttaACCAAGTATTTCATAGTTaaaatggtaccacattgtgaagtagagtctaagctcgtgcataacattgcattttcttgtgattgttttggtgTGATTAATAGGTATCGCGTGTGAAattaatttctcttagattatTTGATATAATAGTGAAATGTATTAATTTTCTTTGAGTGACTGTGACTTTATAATGTGAGGTATTTCCTTGAacaatgtttgtgtaatgatatagTTTATTTATGAATAATTGTGTATTTTCTTACGTACttttattatactattaacatgatttcaaaactcacctgaTTCGTTGTTTGTATTTGACTGGTttggccatgcgtttgcaaaattgtagttattataggttaatgagtcttgaagtttaAGTTGAGATAAATCTCATTGTAATAGGAGATATCATGAATAAGAgttgtaaattgtattttacttatacttattttattagaaatgactttctgtatgaaaatcttataagtactattaagtttttgaaattaaattaagaaacttTAATTTAATCAAGTATATGGAGATTGCATCTTTTAATAAGAGGAAAGAGTTTAAAGTGTtgcttttgaattttgataaatGGGATAtcctaaataaattataaaagttttttatttacttaaaaatatattttctttatccacTGCTAATAtgccaaaaacaaaaaaaaaaaaagttaaatgtaaattattatatattatactgGGGGGTTTAGGATGTCACATTAGTGATATCAAAGTATGTATGTCCAATCAGACCGAGTGGGTCGAGTGTCGATTCATTAGTCGAATTTAGTCGTGTCAGTtgtgtattaatatttttcaaaatcatatttttcctcattatattattgtgttatgcACAAGTTACTTTTGtatacttataatatttttgaagttactaATAAACTATTTATTGTTTGCTTATTTTGATTGTACTGTGAATTCTTAATTTTTGTCTAAGATTTTAGGCGATTCTACTTGTATATGTGCGtttatagttaattttatattttattgtatgctgacaaaatgttaagtgtgcacataattaaatttaattatttttaaatatatcttattttaattcattattttataaataattatttagagATATTAGTActattgatattgattttctttatttctatataGTTTTTATGGTATGATGagtttatacatatttattttgatttagtaattaatataaattgttaatgttatatttattcatttgatcatttcaattattctataaagatgatgtattttatgtgattattttgaaaaatgttatagtaataattaaagttattattttgcgcatgagagttttgattaaaattagatttatctatgttaaggaaaaataatatcatGTTCAAATGAGTGTTTTacagaaaaaaatttatagcgtggataagtaaaataaattatttattaaggacttttaaaaatactagaaaataaattttggaccaaacgactgtttacacccctattttctgcatattaatttgggCTATTACTGGTTGGACTTTTATGTTGCGAGGATAATTTTATCCTGCACCCTCATTCCTAAACTTGTCAACCCCTCAATACGCATGAACAAataattttactcttttaaccatttataacaagtttcaaaattgatagtttcaaaaattataaatttgcgaaactttccaaattttcaaattctcgaaataaagattaaatttcaaaaatttggaaagtttctatatttagaaattttcaaaataaggattacattttaaatatttggaaTGTTTCAAAAGTTTCCATATCTagaaatttcgaaagtttcgaaatttttctaagtcgaaagttttgaattgtttgaaagttttgaaaaatttggaattttctatttcaaaagttttgatttattctaaagttttgaattgttctAAATAGGAGAATTTCTATTTGTTCCCAAGTCattgtatattattatttgctTCTTCACAACTCATgataatataaatatgataataatctaaatatttcaattatagaTGTAGTGCAAGAAAAATgagatattataatttttaggaTTTGGATATAGATTTGAGAATTTAGGATttgaagattaaaaaaattgggttTGAAGATGAATGTTGagattttactaaaatatttggggttgaagatgaagattattgagtttttatattaattaattgatttattaatgaattagttttaaaattttaattaaatgagttaataaaataaattttaattttaaatattaaatattatctaGTCAACAACAATCACACAGTCACCACGTGACACTTCATCCAAAATTAGtaatatcacatataattttgtaaaaaggaTTTAGAAGCTAATATGTCCACAAATTTAAAAaccttttcttttattaatatttacacGAATTCTTAAAGAATTCGATTTTATATgacatatttcattttttttataataatatatttaaatgtgacaaaattcaatgtaaaataacataattaaattacttaaatgttaaaaaaaattataaattgccataaaatacaaaatccataataataataataataataataataataataataataataataataataaaatatctatttatattaCTTAATTAAGTCAGTCTAATAAGCCAAAAAGCTATTTTATGACTTGTAGCAtgacttttattaattttttttagaaaattctAGTGTGGTATAGACTTGTAGTAGGATAGGCCATAAGACTTGAT
It contains:
- the LOC105853032 gene encoding uncharacterized protein translates to MMKIKAFNLCFLCALFLLSVVATETSKDGYAKESKKNVLVDKLDGGRKPIDIESFYQNKPVGAGNKTREERMMEKEAKQKEKEAKQKENEEKQKEKEAKIRAGARARAKAYAKAKAKGKAKVKGMFRKNPTKKGRRIREKPNEEK